The Caloramator mitchellensis genome segment GCACCACACGCATCAGTTAAGGGAACTATGGATTCAATATTTATAGGAGCACCATCATACTATGTAATAAACAAGGACAGCAAGAATAAGGAAGCAGCAAGGGCATTCTTAAACTACATGGCAACAAAGGAAGCAGGACACAACTATATGGTAAACGAAGCAAAGATGGTTCCAGCATTTAAGAACGTAACATTAAAACCAGATGCACCTCTTTCAGCAAATGTTACTGAATGGTTAGCAAAGGGCAAGGCATATACATGGTTACAAAACGATATGCCAGATGGATTTGGAATGGGAACAATAGCTCCAATATATGAAAGCTTTGCAAAGGGAGATATAAACAAGCAACAATTTATTGAACAAATTGCTG includes the following:
- a CDS encoding extracellular solute-binding protein; this translates as GPDMRWVTGLHNFNGYLSAGLPYGDRTVLNKLLNGEPDMQRLTEYADWVELLFKYADKTVLLTGNYDAQVGQFATGKAVFIHQGNWIDPWLIQNGVNFKMGFAPHASVKGTMDSIFIGAPSYYVINKDSKNKEAARAFLNYMATKEAGHNYMVNEAKMVPAFKNVTLKPDAPLSANVTEWLAKGKAYTWLQNDMPDGFGMGTIAPIYESFAKGDINKQQFIEQIA